Proteins encoded within one genomic window of Patescibacteria group bacterium:
- the secE gene encoding preprotein translocase subunit SecE — MRFFHSIKNYLQETRTEIKKVSWPTKQETIRYVIIIIIFSGIVAAFLGLFDFGFLQLVEQIIIR; from the coding sequence ATTAAAAATTATCTTCAGGAAACCAGAACCGAGATTAAAAAAGTTTCCTGGCCAACCAAGCAAGAAACTATCAGGTATGTGATTATTATTATTATCTTTTCCGGAATTGTTGCCGCTTTTCTTGGCTTGTTTGATTTCGGCTTCCTTCAATTAGTTGAACAGATTATTATAAGATAA